A region of the Hyperolius riggenbachi isolate aHypRig1 chromosome 9, aHypRig1.pri, whole genome shotgun sequence genome:
accaatgacatacaaacacgaaatagagaacgcgaacgcttgctaaacggttacctcatcgagcctacagcaagcgttcgtatcagacaagacagacagacagacaggtggggctgccagtagcaaccgctgctctggctagcacccctaaggcagagatacagaaggaggcactgtcactaccactagggcaagtgcgatccagacagataaacagaaggggctaccagtagcaaccgctgctctggttagcaccccaaaggcagaatacagaaggaggcactgcaactaccattagggctaatgcaatccagacagatggagcagccagtagcaaccgcagctctggcctacactcccagacagacagagcgattccctgtcgaccgccgctggcgacaaggcaatcgagacacagaaggaagcactgccactaccattagggctaatgcaatccagacagatggagcagccagtagcaaccgcagctctggcctacactcccagacagacagaacgattccccgtcgaccgccgctggcgacaaggcaatcgtgacacagaaggaagcactgccactattattagggctaatgcaatccagaaagatggagcagccagtaccaaccacagctctggcctacactcccagacagacagaaccatttcctgtcgaccaccgctggcgacaagacaatcgtagCAGAGAtaacacaggcaaaacagataaactttaacaaacaaacagggctgatacacTAGGAGAGtttatcagtaacaaaccatgaagatgaccagcaaaggattctgggagaacatggtatttatactgccagccttcaaaggaggcagctaggcaatttgcataacaaatgtatgcaaattcctcagcagcagagcaggtctaaaACTTGCAAAgacaagacaggtctcttttccagagacctgcagccctcagacttaaggaatggtcaaacagctgtctgtcagtgcagacagctgagcggatcattacactgtccccctgcagctctcatccactgaatagtgacaggctgatcgtttcttcctgcagacagctctgtgtctgtaattcctcagcatgtgacagcccagctcctttcacagcctaacagaggatgatttatccagcttgtaaagctctcttctctcactaagagagcagagaagctatctaatgtaaataacatacacgggagtgtgcatagagggggcgtgcataacagatcaacaacactgaagagctggcagccttccagacacagggcaacaGATccaacaggagagagataagttgatttattacaaagatggtgatagtagaaagtgctgcagtaagccagagcacattagaataggtttaggaacttgtaggatagtagaaaaaaggatgacatttttgttacagagtctctttaaagtgaattaaAACAAACCTAAATTACATTTTCCCGTCTTTTTATCTTCCATTCTAAAATATATTTTAAGTTTTTATAACTTGCAACCTTTTTATTTATTCCAGAATCATGAGGGTCTTTTTGTTTGTGTTGTTGACGCAAGCTCTGCTTTGTAAGGAGGTCTTCGGTGATTTAAGTAGCTACGAAAAGGAGAAACATGAGAGTGATGATCACCTTCTGCAGATGGTTGTAGAAGGCAACGTGAAATTTGCGCATAACTTTTTCAGTCACGTAGCTAATGAATATCCAAAACAAAATGTAATCTGCTCTCCATTTAGTGTTTCCGTATTATTTAGCATGATCTCTGCTGGTGCCAAGGGTCAGACACAGAAGGAGATCCTTGAAGGGCTTTACTTTAATACATCTTCTAATGCAGAAATCAATGTCCGCAAAGGCTACAAGCATCTAATTCAAATCCTTAACCAAGCTAACAGCGACTCCGTGCTGAGCATTGCCAACGCACTGTTTGCTGAAGAGAGCACAACGTTTCTGGAGATGTTTTTAAAGGCGCTGAAGGATTATAAGGTAGAAGCTATTCCTATAGATTTTCACACACCAGCAGAAGCCAAAAATCAGATCAACAGCTACGTGGAGGAGAAAACCAATGGAATGGTTAAAAACCTGTTGGACAGTGTTGACAACAAAACTGTTGCAGTTGTCCTCAACACAATCTACTTCAAGGGTAAGTTATGGGTGTCTGGAACAAAGGAAAAGGTGAttgatgacaggctctgtctggaTGAGGACGGATGGGGGTTGCAAGGTTCTGTATATTACCTGTCCTGAAGTCTTTGCGCAGAAAGAGACGCTCCAACCCGCTCCTCGGCAGTGCAGTGGCGGCCATGTTTCCAAAGACTGACGAAAGTCTTTGGAAACCTCCGCCTGTGTGGCTGCGGCCTGCCCCGAGCTCGGCAGCCACCAATCCGGATGCAGAATCCCCGCCCTGATTGGCGGCTGCTAAGCTGTGGGGCAGGTCACGGCCATGCAGGTGGGTGTGCACATAGCCTGGGTGGTGATTTGACAAAAAAATGGCCCGGACCCGTTCTGGTGGGGAGGCGGAGCAATCACCTGTCTGGATGGTTGACATCAGGACAAGTGAGTATTTTTCCCCCCAATCCTCCTTCATGTAGACAGTCAATACAAGCTCTATCATTGTTACTCGGTAACGTGTGTGGCACTAAGGGTCAATGGGCGGTGCTTCCCTGGCAGTAATTATGGTAAAATTGACATGCTCTTCCTGCGCAAAGCAACTTTACCATAGTTTACTGCATCAGGCTCCAGTTCAGATAAACGTTGCAGTATGTGTAGGGATAGCAAGAAAAAGTGTTCTGCAATATTACCACAAGAACCAAAACTGAGCAGGCTAGCTTATTTTTTGAAGTAAAAGATAGATCAAGATAATAATAGCAGAAATATCCATAGAAGCAGAACAGGTACAGAAGACAATGCTGTTAGTATGAATATAACAAGCAAGCTGATGGCAGCACTTATGGACTCTTGTGTGGAGTtccgctgtccaccagcagatgtccctCTTCTCAAGGTGAACTATGCAGTTCTTCAGACCAccagcaggtgagctgtcacatgACCATTAGACGGCATATTTAAAGAACCACTGTAGTGAAAaacgtaggcagttaaaatctgacagaaccaacaggttttgggccagtccatctcctcatggggggattctcagggttttctttgtattcaacagcatttcctgaacagcagtttaactgccaaaatagtaagataccagccagcctccctactcacatgcacactattttgtcagttagactttgcaactgctcttcaggaaatgctgctgaaaacaaagaaaacccagagaatcccccatgaggaaatggactggcccaacacctgtcagttctgtcagattttaactgcctacttttttttcgcgatagtggtcttttaaggtCTCCTTCTagccagtaaagttcctctttaatcacttGTGGAGcaggtagttgaaatctacatcctgtttttgtatgcttagccctgctaaggcgtagatttcaacttccgTGTTCCAGCACAAACaccgcttcaccacaatatcagccatacagagcactataaat
Encoded here:
- the LOC137532169 gene encoding serine protease inhibitor A3K-like, encoding MRVFLFVLLTQALLCKEVFGDLSSYEKEKHESDDHLLQMVVEGNVKFAHNFFSHVANEYPKQNVICSPFSVSVLFSMISAGAKGQTQKEILEGLYFNTSSNAEINVRKGYKHLIQILNQANSDSVLSIANALFAEESTTFLEMFLKALKDYKVEAIPIDFHTPAEAKNQINSYVEEKTNGMVKNLLDSVDNKTVAVVLNTIYFKGKWKYAFDKKLTHDADFYVDNKTVVKVPMMRRQGLYRMAYIEKVGCTFVEVPYVGNFSAFFAIPDHGRFQEVEKALKNNCIPEWAKEMKPIRIHLLIPKFQMSSTFDLKKELIALGIKLVFSDEADLSGITGFKNLKLSKAVQKAVVGVDETGTEAAAASAGVVAVLGVSAKAVVADRPFIFLIRNIPAKVDLFFGKYLNP